caaaagtaactttgactTTAATAAGATAATAAACATTTTGAAACATTCTAAAACATAAATTATGATACTTTCAATAAGATGGAGGGAGTATTTGATGGTCCAAAATGGAAAACTATAATATAAATGGACTGAAAAGATTAATTCTTTTAGTATCAATagtgcaaattttttttatgaaattttaatACGTTTTTGAGACCCAATTTAGTTGTTAAGAACATTAATTAGGTCATTTTAGGATCTCTAACTCAACTTTCAaaccctttcttttcccttctccTTGCAAGGTTGGATTCTcatttaacccaaaaaaaattagtacTATTTAAATAATTGTTCTTGCTAATATGAAATAACTTGATTTACTTGATTAAAGTTTTGCACATGTTTTTTTTGACGACATAGTGAATTTTTTGAAGATTTAAAATACATGACTTAAACTTGGGCCATCATAGTCCTAGACCAACACTCAACAAACTAAAAGAGCTcaatttgggtttttttttatatctAATTCAATATGGGCTAGAAGTTTGCTCTTATAATTCGTTCTGAATTTTAACTTCCTAAAGCTGGCTCACAAAGCCCAACTAAAAGATCACTTTATTTGCAAACAAGAAAGTCGTTGAtttgaaaatgaattaatttttttatatattgacAGTATATATTACTTGCTGGTTTAGATCTATGTTTATgtcattttaatttaaatttgaacTCTAAATTTTACACATATGATATACATTCAAACTAGCTAACCTATATATTATTAATGTAAGAAAGATTAATAATAaaaggataatttcagaaacctccaaGGTTTCGGACAATATCACTGTGCTCCTCCCTcaacttttaaaaatatcataAACCTCCCCTCTCAGTTAATTGGCACCCATTATTGACATCAATAGTGGTAAAATAACTCTTATGCCTTGCCTTTGCTTGAGATATATATTTTGGATCAATTACAAATTGCACCAATATAACTAGGGGTGAATAgcatttttctccatttttaaCAATTTAGTTATTTATTGGTTTGgtgttttttcaaaataaattactaAATTCTTGGGAAAACATTAATTGTTAATAAAAAGTAAAGTTACAAAAGTTAATTCTAGTAATGTATGATAATAACTAGGAATcactaataaaaataaaaataaattatataatttttatacTCTTATTATACGGATTTGTTATAATTATATATTCTTCTTGAAAAGTCAATTCTAGTAATATATGATAATAACTAGGTAtcacttataaaaataaaaaaaaattataaaacttttatgcttttcttttttgaattgCAATAACTATagatttttcttgaaaaacaagAATATATATTTAAAACTGAAGGTGCAACATTGTTACCAAATATTTAACTTCTATTGTTATTGACATTTAATGAACAATATGAGGttgttaataaaaaaaaaagagagttaCATAAgatttctaaataatttttcaTTTATGTATTAATTATGGCCATTAAAAATTTTGTAAGGAATAATGTATTTTAGCATGAAAGAAATTCTTAATATGGACATGAAAGCACATGATGTAATTGCTATGGACTTGTAATTGTAGGGGGTAATTTGAATTAAAGTCAAAAATTAGATTTATAAACAAACTAATGTTGAGGATGGCAGCAAAAGGGCATTTAGGGGATTAAATTATTATCTCTCTTATGAAATTAGTTTTTTTGGTTCACTTGGGCAGACATGTTACAAAATCATATGAATTAGGGGAGGTATATGATATTATTAAAACTTCAAGGGAGGCTAGTCATACTGataaaaacctcaggggaggtttttgaaattatccctattaaAAAAAAGGAGCAAATTATCCCAGTGGCCACTAAACTTTTGCCATCGTCGAGTTTtggtcactcaactattaaaagtcTGGTTTTGACCACCAAACTGTATAAAAGGTAGACGCGAGGCCATTCTGTTAGATTTAGTCGTTAACTTCGCTGATCTGTCCGTTTGCGCGATTTCCAATACAAAAGGTAGGGTTAATTTAGGAAGTTGAAAATAGatcttcttgttcttcttgTATAAAGCTAATAAAGATTACTTACCCGAGAGAAACTACAAgagaaggaaatggaagaagccCAACTTGGATTAGAGGAAGTAGGACCAAGATCAACGCCACCAAGAGCCGGGCCAGCAAGATCCATGCCACCTACATCGATGGCACCCATTTTGCCTACTTGTGTTTGTGGGATGAAGACAGTAATGATAACTTCATGGACTGCACAAAATCCGGGAAGAAGATTTGCCAAATGCGCATTGGGGGAGGTTTGTAACATTTTTTTAGATACTTAATTTATTATTGTGTAAGAAATATAatgaatttgttttttttttaaggatggCTGTGGCTATTGGGGTTGGATAGATGATGAAATGTGCGCTCGATCTACAATGATTATACCGGGTCTACTCAGAAAGATCAATGGAATGGAGGAaaaaatggttgaatttgaaaaAGCTGCAAGAAAGTGGGAAGCAAAAGCTGTGAAATTGGAGGGTAAAATGAAGCCACTTCAAACTGAAATTGCCAAGTACAAATCAGCCAATAAGCGACTCATTCGATGCGCAGTGTTGCCTTGGCTAATAGTTGTCTTAGCAATGTTAGTTATGAGAATAGATAATTCTGGTGGCATGCTACAAATTTGTGGCATCGTTGAAAATCCTTGAAGAATAGCTACTCTGTTGTAATGGTA
This sequence is a window from Coffea eugenioides isolate CCC68of chromosome 7, Ceug_1.0, whole genome shotgun sequence. Protein-coding genes within it:
- the LOC113777560 gene encoding uncharacterized protein LOC113777560; amino-acid sequence: MKTVMITSWTAQNPGRRFAKCALGEDGCGYWGWIDDEMCARSTMIIPGLLRKINGMEEKMVEFEKAARKWEAKAVKLEGKMKPLQTEIAKYKSANKRLIRCAVLPWLIVVLAMLVMRIDNSGGMLQICGIVENP